The stretch of DNA AACGAAACGGCCGGGAAATTGGGAGCATCCCTTCGTCGGTTGCGATGAGGATGTGGATGGGATTCTTGACAGATTCCGCCTGAATGGGGATTAGATTCGCTTTGTCCGAAACCAACGTTATCGATTTTCTCGAGACTTCACCTGCCGCTGACAGAAACTTATCCTGGCCGAGGATGGACTGAGCACTCTTAAGAGAGACTTCTCTTTGGTCCCACAGTCCCAACTCTCTTTTCGCCTCCAGTATCCGCTTCACTGACGCGTCGATTCTGTCCTCAGAAATTCTTCCACTCCTGACGGCCTCTGTGACAGCTGAAATGGCCCTGTCAATGTCCATGGGAAGAAGAACCATATCGGTCCCAGTCTCAATGGTTTTGATGGCAGCTTCTCCGGCCCAGTAGGATTCCGTAATTCCACCCATCTCCATGGCATCCGTCACTATGATGCCCTCAAAGCCCAATTTGTTCCGCAGTAAGTCACCGTTCAACTTGTTCGACAAGGTGGCCGGTTTCCCGCTCTCGTCCAGAGAAGGAACGGCGATGTGTCCCACCATGATCATCTTGACACCGGCGTCAATGGCGGCTTTGAACGGGACAAGATCGACACTTTCGAACGTATTGTTATCCTTTTCAATCACCGGGAGGGTCGTGTGGGAATCCGTACCCGTGTCGCCGTGGCCGGGGAAATGCTTTGCGGTGGCGATCAGACCGGATTCTTGAGCGCCCTTAATGAATTCGACCCCGAACCTGGAAACGATCTCAGGGGAATCGCCGAATGCTCGGAAATTGATGATAGGATTGTCCGGATTACTGTTCACATCCATCACGGGGGCGAAGGTGATGTGAACCCCGACCGCCCTGGCTTCCTTAGCCGTTATCATGCCCTGATTGTACGCCAGTTCCGGTGAATCCGTAGCCGCCAGCCCCATATTTGTGGGAAAAAGTGTGGCCCCGTCCAACTGTTGACCGACACCTCTCTCATAGTCCGCAGCGACAAGGAGAGGTATGCGGGAAAGCCTCTGAAGCTCATTCAGATTCTCGATGGTGCCGTGGGTACTCCCAAAGAAGGGAATGATTCCACCTATTCCGTGCTCTTTGACCAACCGCTTGACCTGCTGATAAACGTATGAAGATTCGGTGTAGAACCCCCCCGTATAACGCGTCATAAACATCTGAGCTACTTTCTCTTCCAGCGACAGATCGGAAATGCCCAGAACTTTCGGTTTTTCCTCCTTGATTGATGGTGCAACGGCGCAGCCGTTCAAGAGAAAAAGTA from Candidatus Neomarinimicrobiota bacterium encodes:
- a CDS encoding glycoside hydrolase family 3 protein; this encodes MKRIRPIVRSGVGLAILILFLLNGCAVAPSIKEEKPKVLGISDLSLEEKVAQMFMTRYTGGFYTESSYVYQQVKRLVKEHGIGGIIPFFGSTHGTIENLNELQRLSRIPLLVAADYERGVGQQLDGATLFPTNMGLAATDSPELAYNQGMITAKEARAVGVHITFAPVMDVNSNPDNPIINFRAFGDSPEIVSRFGVEFIKGAQESGLIATAKHFPGHGDTGTDSHTTLPVIEKDNNTFESVDLVPFKAAIDAGVKMIMVGHIAVPSLDESGKPATLSNKLNGDLLRNKLGFEGIIVTDAMEMGGITESYWAGEAAIKTIETGTDMVLLPMDIDRAISAVTEAVRSGRISEDRIDASVKRILEAKRELGLWDQREVSLKSAQSILGQDKFLSAAGEVSRKSITLVSDKANLIPIQAESVKNPIHILIATDEGMLPISRPFRSSISRIFENVETRFIYYPLDGAEVQSLLNWAKES